A single Syntrophobacterales bacterium DNA region contains:
- the eno gene encoding phosphopyruvate hydratase — MSAIYDLFAREVLDSRGNPTVEVEVVLESGYMGRAIVPSGASTGESEALELRDGDPARYKGKGVLNAVANVNDIIAPKILGLDAINQAYIDNLMMDLDGTENKSSLGANAILGVSMAVARAASEFMDLPLYQYIGGIMARELPVPMMNVINGGAHAQNSLDVQEFMIVPTGAENFSEAIRMGVEVFHTLKDVLKGKGYATGVGDEGGFAPQIGSTREALDMLLTAIQKAGFKAGKDIMLALDVAASELYKKGKYAIDGNTWTSDKLIDFYESLVSNYPIISIEDGLAQNDWKGWKKFTDKCSSKIQIVGDDIFVTNPGIFAKGIQKGIANSILIKLNQIGTVTETLTTIEMAKKAGYTCVISHRSGETEDTFIADLAVATNVGQIKTGSASRSERIAKYNQLMRIENELGNIAVFGGADVFYSIKK; from the coding sequence ATGTCGGCCATATATGATCTATTTGCGCGGGAAGTACTCGACAGCAGGGGAAATCCCACAGTCGAAGTTGAGGTAGTTTTGGAGAGCGGCTATATGGGCAGGGCGATTGTCCCATCAGGGGCCTCCACGGGAGAAAGTGAAGCCCTTGAATTGAGGGACGGGGACCCAGCAAGATATAAAGGGAAAGGAGTTCTAAACGCAGTCGCGAACGTGAATGATATTATCGCGCCAAAGATACTCGGCCTTGACGCAATAAACCAAGCCTACATCGACAATCTTATGATGGATCTGGACGGGACGGAGAATAAGAGCAGTCTCGGGGCAAACGCTATCCTCGGAGTATCAATGGCGGTAGCCCGCGCAGCCTCCGAGTTCATGGACCTTCCTCTATATCAATACATTGGCGGAATCATGGCCCGAGAACTTCCGGTTCCCATGATGAATGTGATTAATGGCGGCGCCCATGCCCAAAATTCCCTTGACGTCCAGGAATTCATGATCGTCCCCACCGGTGCGGAAAACTTCAGTGAGGCGATACGCATGGGCGTGGAAGTATTCCATACGCTGAAGGATGTGCTGAAAGGCAAAGGATATGCCACGGGAGTGGGTGACGAAGGTGGCTTTGCGCCTCAGATAGGCTCCACCAGGGAAGCGCTTGATATGCTCCTTACCGCTATCCAAAAAGCCGGATTCAAGGCAGGCAAGGACATAATGCTAGCCCTAGATGTGGCTGCGAGCGAGCTTTATAAAAAAGGGAAGTATGCGATTGACGGTAATACGTGGACAAGCGACAAGCTAATTGATTTTTATGAGTCTCTTGTGAGCAACTATCCCATTATTTCCATAGAGGACGGACTAGCCCAGAACGACTGGAAGGGCTGGAAAAAATTTACCGACAAATGCTCCTCCAAGATACAAATAGTAGGTGATGACATCTTCGTGACCAATCCAGGGATATTCGCTAAAGGAATACAGAAAGGGATCGCAAACAGCATATTGATCAAACTCAATCAAATCGGGACGGTCACCGAAACCCTGACCACGATTGAGATGGCAAAGAAGGCGGGCTATACATGCGTAATATCGCACCGCTCCGGAGAAACAGAAGACACCTTTATCGCCGACCTGGCCGTAGCGACAAATGTGGGGCAGATAAAAACCGGCTCAGCCTCCAGAAGTGAGAGAATTGCGAAATACAACCAGTTAATGCGGATCGAAAACGAATTGGGCAATATAGCGGTGTTCGGCGGAGCCGACGTATTTTATAGCATCAAGAAATAG
- a CDS encoding EF-hand domain-containing protein: MRNICIIALISLWAFVAAVQGICEDNRQTITGKGDPDAVAGNKRRQERTAKSRDGGFAGMVMGVNQAGKTISVKGKSRTVTFDVSNSAIKGGWKPEDFKVGSYVIVSYTADGIAIRRTSKKDAKSEGARETSVRAGRGGQTRERVKAKGTSFQDMDENKDGKITPVELSVAIGGLTMKQFREYDKNVDGYLSESEYRAIPR; this comes from the coding sequence ATGAGGAATATCTGCATTATTGCCCTCATATCCCTATGGGCCTTTGTTGCAGCGGTTCAGGGTATTTGCGAGGATAATCGACAGACGATAACCGGGAAGGGTGATCCGGACGCTGTCGCGGGAAACAAGCGTCGGCAAGAAAGAACAGCGAAAAGCAGAGACGGCGGTTTTGCGGGGATGGTGATGGGAGTCAATCAGGCCGGCAAGACCATTTCCGTTAAAGGGAAAAGCAGGACAGTGACATTTGATGTATCAAACTCTGCAATAAAGGGCGGTTGGAAACCGGAGGATTTCAAGGTGGGCAGCTACGTCATAGTATCATATACTGCTGACGGCATAGCGATTAGAAGGACTTCGAAAAAAGATGCAAAGTCGGAAGGTGCCAGGGAAACATCGGTTAGAGCCGGAAGAGGTGGTCAAACGAGAGAGAGGGTGAAAGCGAAAGGAACCTCGTTTCAGGATATGGACGAGAACAAGGATGGAAAAATAACGCCGGTGGAACTTAGCGTGGCCATAGGAGGTCTTACGATGAAGCAGTTCAGGGAATATGATAAGAACGTCGACGGCTATCTCTCGGAGTCGGAGTACAGGGCTATACCGAGATAA
- a CDS encoding PA2779 family protein: MEAAFTPSGPIALTPSDKAADLEKIRTLLEMKVVAQRLEDLGYSAEEIKEKLSQFTDAQLHAIAQKIDDLKVGQENAIILIAAVLFIVVLIIVLYNLLTGHRVTVTR; the protein is encoded by the coding sequence GTGGAAGCCGCTTTCACTCCCTCGGGACCCATCGCGTTAACGCCTTCCGACAAGGCTGCTGATCTCGAAAAGATTCGCACTTTATTGGAAATGAAAGTGGTAGCGCAGAGACTTGAGGATCTGGGGTATAGCGCCGAGGAGATAAAGGAGAAGCTCTCGCAATTTACCGACGCCCAGTTGCACGCCATCGCACAGAAGATTGATGACCTGAAAGTGGGACAGGAGAACGCCATCATCCTTATTGCTGCGGTTCTTTTTATTGTTGTTCTCATCATTGTTTTGTATAACCTGTTGACAGGTCACAGAGTAACAGTTACCCGTTAG
- a CDS encoding C39 family peptidase codes for MPFFRQEEHQCGSAALATVVNYWYKRGNTGRRFLLQEAIASTYSPSARGVLGIDLEIYAKKLGFEGEGQASTIDDIRNSVDDGIPVIILVDYGFWVYQRNHFMVVTGYSPDTVIVNSGRSENVVISNEDLRKIWRKTGYWSLIIKPSS; via the coding sequence GTGCCTTTCTTTAGGCAGGAAGAGCACCAGTGCGGCTCCGCCGCACTTGCCACAGTAGTCAATTATTGGTACAAACGGGGTAATACGGGCCGCCGCTTTCTGTTGCAGGAAGCTATCGCCAGCACATACAGTCCGTCGGCCAGAGGCGTTTTGGGCATAGATTTGGAAATATACGCGAAAAAACTCGGATTTGAAGGGGAGGGGCAGGCAAGCACCATCGACGATATCAGAAACTCCGTTGATGACGGGATACCTGTCATCATTCTGGTTGATTACGGCTTCTGGGTGTACCAACGCAACCATTTCATGGTCGTCACCGGCTACAGCCCAGATACTGTGATTGTAAACTCCGGACGATCGGAAAATGTGGTTATCTCAAACGAGGACCTTCGGAAAATATGGAGAAAAACAGGGTATTGGTCTCTTATCATAAAACCTTCGTCATAA
- a CDS encoding tetratricopeptide repeat protein, translated as MEKNRVLVSYHKTFVIILFVLLVSSCSLPRIIVLRDPLTPEEHINLGVAYERKGEYAAALEEYEAASKTMPVASFYMANIYFHKGEYGKAEKLYEKTIAHTQDPRACNNLAWLYYTTGKHMEKAAELARKAVSLSPGSDDFLDTLSRVTEKLNEAPTR; from the coding sequence ATGGAGAAAAACAGGGTATTGGTCTCTTATCATAAAACCTTCGTCATAATCCTTTTTGTACTGCTTGTCTCATCGTGCAGTCTTCCGAGAATTATCGTATTGCGCGACCCTTTAACCCCTGAAGAGCATATAAATCTCGGGGTCGCATATGAGCGGAAGGGCGAATACGCCGCCGCCCTTGAGGAATATGAAGCGGCTTCAAAGACCATGCCTGTAGCGTCTTTCTATATGGCGAACATTTATTTTCATAAGGGTGAATACGGGAAAGCCGAAAAGTTGTATGAAAAGACGATAGCCCACACCCAAGACCCGAGAGCCTGTAATAATCTGGCGTGGCTGTACTATACTACGGGCAAGCATATGGAAAAGGCGGCGGAATTGGCTCGAAAGGCGGTTAGCTTGTCGCCAGGGTCGGATGATTTTCTCGACACTCTTTCCAGGGTCACGGAGAAACTTAACGAAGCGCCTACCAGGTGA
- a CDS encoding acetate uptake transporter, translating into MEEKLSNPAPLGLAGFGMTTILLNIHNAGFFPIGSMILAMGIFYGGLAQIIAGILEYKKGNTFGTTAFTSYGLFWLTLVFILVFKGLPGNSEAFIGWYLFMWGLFTFFMWFGTFGKNRVIQFVFLSLFVLFFLLAARDWTGSATIGTIAGWEGIICGFSAFYLAMAEVLNEVHGRTVLPIGDLSK; encoded by the coding sequence ATGGAAGAAAAGCTTTCAAACCCCGCACCTCTCGGTCTTGCCGGATTCGGAATGACCACCATTCTGCTCAACATTCACAACGCCGGTTTTTTTCCAATCGGCTCCATGATTTTAGCCATGGGAATATTCTATGGAGGTCTTGCACAGATTATCGCGGGTATCCTGGAATACAAGAAAGGTAACACGTTCGGCACCACGGCTTTTACATCATACGGGCTCTTCTGGCTCACCCTGGTTTTTATCCTCGTCTTTAAGGGCCTTCCCGGCAACTCAGAGGCATTTATTGGATGGTATCTTTTCATGTGGGGACTTTTTACTTTCTTTATGTGGTTCGGTACCTTCGGCAAAAACAGGGTCATTCAGTTCGTCTTTCTGAGTCTGTTTGTACTATTTTTTCTCCTTGCCGCCAGAGATTGGACCGGAAGCGCCACCATAGGGACCATCGCAGGTTGGGAAGGTATAATCTGCGGTTTTTCCGCCTTTTATCTTGCAATGGCTGAAGTCCTCAATGAGGTGCATGGCAGGACCGTACTGCCTATTGGCGACCTCTCAAAGTAG
- a CDS encoding cold-shock protein, which translates to MAKGTVKWFNESKGFGFITNEEGGDVFVHYSAIQGNGFKSLSEGQSVSFDVVDGPKGPHAANVVKI; encoded by the coding sequence ATGGCAAAAGGGACTGTTAAGTGGTTCAATGAATCTAAAGGTTTCGGATTCATCACCAATGAGGAAGGTGGCGACGTATTTGTTCACTACTCCGCTATCCAAGGCAACGGTTTCAAATCTCTGTCTGAAGGCCAGTCTGTCAGTTTCGATGTGGTAGACGGTCCTAAAGGCCCGCACGCAGCAAATGTCGTGAAAATCTAA